In Cytophagales bacterium, the following are encoded in one genomic region:
- a CDS encoding peroxiredoxin: MTLVGKKFPNIDVNAMNDLGDTFKLNVLKEAIEQKKKVLLFWYPKDFTFVCPTELHAFQQALPEFEKRNTVVIGASCDTAEVHFAWLNTEKDNGGIEGVTYSLIADSNRNLANALGILDISNVTYDEEQGLELIEGDNVTYRATFLIDEEGTVFHEGINHMPVGRNVNEYLRLVDAYTHVQEKGEVCPANWEEGKEAMVADREGIANYLKMNVN; the protein is encoded by the coding sequence ATGACTTTAGTTGGAAAGAAATTTCCGAACATCGATGTAAATGCGATGAACGACCTTGGGGATACCTTCAAACTTAATGTGTTGAAAGAGGCTATTGAGCAGAAGAAAAAAGTTTTGCTTTTCTGGTACCCGAAAGATTTCACATTTGTGTGCCCAACCGAATTGCATGCTTTTCAGCAAGCTTTACCAGAATTCGAGAAGCGCAATACAGTGGTGATTGGAGCCTCTTGTGACACAGCTGAAGTACACTTTGCCTGGTTGAACACAGAAAAAGACAATGGTGGTATAGAAGGGGTGACTTACAGCCTGATTGCGGACAGCAACAGAAACCTGGCGAATGCATTGGGTATCCTCGACATCAGCAATGTGACTTATGATGAGGAGCAAGGACTGGAATTGATAGAGGGGGACAATGTCACCTACCGGGCTACTTTCCTGATCGATGAAGAAGGAACAGTATTCCACGAGGGAATCAACCACATGCCTGTTGGTAGAAACGTGAATGAGTACCTTCGATTGGTAGATGCATACACGCACGTGCAGGAGAAAGGGGAGGTTTGCCCTGCAAACTGGGAAGAAGGCAAAGAAGCCATGGTTGCAGACCGTGAAGGCATTGCCAACTACCTAAAAATGAATGTAAACTAA